From one Flavobacterium kingsejongi genomic stretch:
- a CDS encoding aldehyde dehydrogenase family protein translates to MATVSDQFGIKEALQQLGIKEINEGTSTGSTTYANGNIIESYSPADGTLIAKVKTSTKEDYEKAMQKASEAFLEWRMIPAPKRGEIVRQMGDELRKFKEPLGKLVSYEMGKSLQEGYGEVQEMIDICDFAVGLSRQLYGLTMHSERPLHRMYEQWHPVGTVGIISAFNFPVAVWSWNSMLAWVCGDVCIWKPSSKTPLCGIACQNIIKTVLERNNVPEGVSCLVTGNESGDLINNDKRIPLVSFTGSTRIGRHVSKTVAERFGNTILELGGNNAIIVSEHADISMVLVGAVFGAVGTAGQRCTSTRRLIIHESIYDKTISVLQNAYGQLQIGNPLDENNHVGPLIDKGAVNDYLKAIEKAKKEGGKILVEGGVVEGAGYESGCYVKPCIIEAENHFEIVQEETFAPILYVMKYTTIEEAIALQNGVPQGLSSSIFTNSMREMELFLSQAGSDCGIANVNIGTSGAEIGGAFGGEKETGGGRESGSDAWKAYMRRQTNTINYGTQLPLAQGIKFDL, encoded by the coding sequence ATGGCAACAGTTTCAGACCAATTTGGTATAAAAGAAGCCCTACAACAACTGGGTATTAAAGAAATAAATGAAGGAACCTCTACCGGTTCGACTACCTATGCGAACGGTAATATAATTGAAAGTTATTCTCCGGCAGATGGAACTTTAATTGCAAAAGTAAAAACTTCTACAAAAGAGGATTATGAAAAAGCAATGCAAAAAGCATCCGAAGCATTTTTGGAATGGCGCATGATCCCTGCTCCTAAACGTGGGGAAATTGTACGTCAGATGGGAGATGAACTTCGTAAGTTCAAAGAGCCTTTAGGGAAATTAGTTTCTTACGAAATGGGTAAAAGCCTTCAGGAAGGTTACGGTGAAGTTCAGGAAATGATCGACATCTGTGATTTTGCCGTTGGATTATCCCGTCAGTTGTACGGTTTGACCATGCACTCTGAAAGACCATTACACAGAATGTATGAGCAATGGCATCCGGTAGGAACAGTTGGAATCATTTCAGCATTCAACTTCCCGGTAGCTGTTTGGAGCTGGAATTCTATGTTGGCTTGGGTTTGTGGCGATGTTTGTATCTGGAAGCCAAGTTCTAAAACACCATTGTGTGGGATTGCTTGTCAAAATATTATAAAAACCGTCCTGGAACGCAATAATGTACCAGAAGGTGTAAGCTGCCTGGTGACTGGAAACGAATCTGGAGATCTTATCAATAATGATAAACGTATCCCGTTGGTTTCTTTTACAGGATCTACCCGTATCGGACGCCACGTCTCTAAAACCGTTGCAGAACGTTTTGGAAATACAATCCTTGAATTGGGCGGAAATAACGCAATCATCGTTTCAGAACACGCTGATATCAGTATGGTATTAGTAGGGGCTGTATTTGGTGCTGTTGGAACTGCCGGACAACGTTGTACTTCTACCCGAAGATTGATCATCCATGAAAGTATCTACGATAAAACAATCAGTGTATTGCAAAATGCATACGGTCAGTTACAAATTGGAAATCCTTTGGATGAGAACAATCACGTAGGGCCACTGATCGATAAAGGAGCGGTAAACGATTATCTTAAAGCCATTGAGAAAGCGAAAAAAGAAGGCGGAAAAATCCTGGTTGAAGGTGGTGTTGTAGAAGGCGCAGGATATGAAAGTGGCTGTTATGTAAAACCTTGTATCATCGAAGCGGAGAACCACTTTGAAATTGTACAGGAAGAGACATTTGCACCAATTTTGTATGTGATGAAATACACTACGATTGAAGAGGCAATTGCTTTACAGAACGGAGTGCCTCAGGGATTATCATCTTCGATCTTCACTAATAGTATGCGTGAAATGGAATTATTCTTGTCACAAGCTGGTTCTGATTGTGGTATCGCCAATGTAAACATCGGTACTTCAGGAGCGGAAATCGGTGGTGCTTTTGGTGGTGAAAAAGAAACTGGTGGTGGTCGTGAGTCCGGATCTGATGCCTGGAAAGCCTACATGAGAAGGCAAACGAATACCATTAACTATGGTACACAATTGCCTTTGGCACAAGGAATAAAATTTGATCTATAG
- a CDS encoding DUF2130 domain-containing protein, with protein MTNQSSVQCPNCGTSIDVNDILTHQIEDTLRREFQQKLKEQDHQWEAKNAALEKSKEEFEAKKKKENELFQERLEREKKEVEKTITATLKARLEEESKDRILLMEKELTEKSDKIRELNKMEGEIARLQREKSEMKEAIEAEAQKQLNATLTVEKEKIRKQEDDKNELRFREMQKQLEEQKKLTEEMKRKQEQGSMQLQGEVMELAIEEWLTGNFPLDTIDEIKKGANGADCLQTVNTREIQNCGSIYYESKRTKSFQPAWIEKFKNDIRDKKANLGVLVTEVLPGDMQRMGMKEGIWICTYEEFKGLSAVLRQSLIQVNQAVQSQENRGDKMEMLYDFLTSTEFRLQIEGIVEGFSQMQEDLNKEKNAMKRIWTQREKQIDKVIKNTLGMYGSIRGIAGNAVQAVKALELDAGLDEFEDDDNS; from the coding sequence ATGACCAATCAATCTTCTGTACAATGCCCGAATTGCGGTACATCTATCGATGTCAATGATATTCTGACGCATCAGATTGAAGATACGCTACGCCGGGAATTTCAACAAAAACTTAAAGAACAGGACCATCAGTGGGAAGCTAAAAATGCAGCTTTGGAAAAATCCAAGGAAGAATTTGAAGCCAAAAAGAAAAAGGAAAATGAGCTTTTCCAGGAACGTCTGGAGCGGGAGAAAAAAGAGGTGGAAAAAACAATTACGGCCACATTAAAAGCTCGGTTGGAAGAAGAAAGCAAAGACCGCATCCTGTTGATGGAGAAGGAGCTTACCGAAAAATCGGATAAGATACGGGAACTGAATAAAATGGAAGGTGAAATTGCACGATTGCAACGCGAGAAATCAGAAATGAAGGAAGCGATAGAAGCAGAAGCGCAAAAGCAACTCAATGCGACACTAACTGTAGAAAAGGAAAAAATCCGGAAACAGGAAGATGATAAGAATGAGTTGCGATTCCGGGAGATGCAAAAACAACTGGAAGAGCAGAAAAAACTCACCGAGGAAATGAAACGCAAACAGGAGCAGGGCTCCATGCAATTGCAGGGCGAGGTAATGGAATTGGCTATTGAAGAATGGCTTACGGGAAATTTCCCATTGGATACCATCGATGAAATTAAAAAAGGGGCCAATGGTGCAGATTGCCTGCAGACAGTTAATACCCGAGAAATCCAGAATTGCGGTTCCATCTATTATGAAAGCAAACGAACCAAATCCTTTCAACCGGCCTGGATTGAAAAATTCAAAAATGATATCCGGGATAAAAAAGCCAATTTAGGCGTATTGGTTACAGAGGTATTACCGGGTGATATGCAGCGCATGGGCATGAAAGAGGGTATCTGGATTTGTACCTATGAGGAATTCAAAGGGCTGAGTGCAGTATTGCGGCAGTCTTTGATCCAGGTCAACCAGGCGGTGCAATCCCAGGAGAATCGGGGGGACAAAATGGAAATGTTATATGATTTCCTGACCAGTACCGAATTCCGTTTGCAGATCGAAGGTATTGTAGAAGGCTTTTCACAAATGCAGGAGGATCTGAACAAAGAAAAAAATGCCATGAAACGAATCTGGACCCAAAGGGAAAAGCAAATCGATAAAGTGATTAAAAACACATTAGGCATGTACGGTTCCATCCGGGGAATTGCCGGTAATGCTGTTCAGGCTGTAAAAGCATTGGAACTCGATGCCGGGCTGGATGAATTTGAAGACGACGATAATAGCTAA
- a CDS encoding 3-hydroxyanthranilate 3,4-dioxygenase, which translates to MAIAKPFNLNQWINDNRHLLKPPVGNKNIYVESDDFIVMIVAGPNARKDYHYNETEELFYQLEGSIKVVIQEDGERKEMELHAGDMYLHPGKVPHSPVRGEGSIGLVVERKRAGKGYTDGLLWHCENCNHKLYEVYFELKDIEKDFLPHFQHFYNSKTLRTCTKCGTIMDTDKRYALKR; encoded by the coding sequence ATGGCAATAGCAAAACCGTTCAATCTTAATCAATGGATTAATGATAACCGTCACCTTTTAAAACCACCGGTTGGTAACAAAAACATCTATGTCGAATCTGACGATTTTATTGTAATGATCGTTGCTGGGCCTAATGCCCGTAAAGATTACCATTATAATGAAACCGAAGAATTGTTTTACCAGTTGGAAGGCAGTATCAAAGTGGTTATACAGGAAGACGGGGAACGCAAGGAAATGGAACTGCATGCCGGAGATATGTACCTGCATCCCGGAAAAGTACCGCATTCACCAGTGCGTGGCGAAGGATCCATAGGACTTGTGGTAGAACGGAAACGCGCCGGAAAAGGCTATACCGATGGATTGTTATGGCATTGTGAAAACTGTAACCATAAATTATATGAAGTCTATTTTGAACTGAAAGATATAGAAAAGGATTTTCTGCCTCATTTCCAGCATTTTTACAATTCAAAAACGCTGAGAACCTGTACAAAATGCGGAACAATAATGGATACCGATAAACGGTATGCCCTAAAAAGATAA
- a CDS encoding endonuclease: MKNIRIRLFLLLVFVWITAVAQKTTFTNHTIAFYNLENLFDTINEAGIKDDEFTPHGKQHWTPEKYIQKLQHLSTAIRQIGTNAEHQQPPVLVGVAEVENRTVLEDLIRQPELISQNYGIVHFDSPDRRGIDLGLLYQKQYFKPTSYASIPVLIYEKAALRSMPKKEKQFKNKSGTSRDYRIYTRNILLVTGFLEGEEISIIINHWPSRYGGVKRSAPYRMAVARQNRKIIDSLQKGNPDALIINAGDFNDPPHSENIRNGLKAKSERSQVEALDLYNPMGALAQKGFGTLAYRDVWEVFDQIMVSAPFLSPGYESWHFWKAGIYNPSFLTRAEGRYKGYPLRNANGDAGYSDHFPVYIYLVRLKK; this comes from the coding sequence ATGAAAAATATCAGAATAAGACTTTTTTTGTTGCTTGTTTTTGTTTGGATAACAGCTGTAGCGCAAAAAACAACATTTACAAACCATACTATTGCGTTCTATAATCTTGAAAATCTGTTTGATACTATTAATGAGGCAGGGATAAAGGATGATGAATTTACGCCCCATGGCAAACAACATTGGACCCCGGAAAAATACATCCAGAAATTACAGCATCTCAGCACCGCCATTCGACAGATTGGGACAAATGCGGAACACCAGCAGCCTCCTGTACTTGTGGGGGTTGCAGAGGTCGAAAACCGGACTGTTTTGGAAGACCTGATTCGGCAACCGGAGCTGATCTCTCAGAATTATGGGATCGTCCATTTCGACTCCCCGGACAGGCGTGGTATAGATTTGGGTTTGCTGTATCAGAAACAGTATTTTAAACCCACCAGTTATGCCAGTATTCCAGTGTTGATTTATGAAAAAGCAGCACTTCGGTCAATGCCAAAAAAAGAAAAACAATTCAAAAATAAGTCCGGTACCAGTCGGGATTATAGGATTTATACCCGTAATATACTATTGGTCACCGGATTTTTGGAAGGGGAGGAAATTAGTATCATCATCAACCATTGGCCCTCCCGTTATGGAGGCGTCAAACGCAGTGCACCTTACCGGATGGCAGTTGCGCGGCAAAACCGGAAAATTATTGATTCCCTTCAGAAAGGCAACCCGGATGCCCTTATTATCAATGCAGGGGATTTTAACGATCCGCCCCACAGTGAAAATATTAGGAATGGGCTAAAAGCAAAATCAGAACGTTCCCAGGTTGAAGCGCTGGATTTGTATAATCCTATGGGAGCATTAGCCCAAAAAGGATTTGGAACACTGGCCTATCGTGATGTTTGGGAAGTTTTTGACCAGATTATGGTTTCAGCACCTTTTCTAAGCCCGGGATATGAGTCCTGGCATTTTTGGAAGGCTGGTATTTATAATCCTTCTTTCCTGACCCGGGCGGAAGGCCGTTATAAGGGATATCCGCTCCGGAATGCTAATGGAGATGCAGGCTATAGCGATCACTTTCCGGTCTATATCTATCTGGTACGGCTAAAAAAGTAA
- a CDS encoding carboxypeptidase-like regulatory domain-containing protein — protein MKKKIFILLSLLFANQAISQQTITIHGKVIDSQSKGPLAQVIIQLHNTNTITFTDTKGYFSLQVNYTEKLMLQCRSNGYKTQLLPLEPEGLLQLDLGLIMLEEDFVAEQQNSTIGLTESDFEGEHSASETTPALLGASKDAFTQVSFFTTGQARFKIRGLDSEYGTVTLNGITMNSLNDGRPQWIPLSGLNDVTREQEYGTGSSPTSYTFGGIQGSQFISTRASAYRPGSKISFTASTSRYNWRTAATHSYAPDKRGWSFTVSATRQWANSGYFDDTANRDNAFFSSIEKKINTRHSFNLTTAYTQLYREKNSINTEEVTTLAGRQYNSYWGYQNGSKRNSRYRTNQSLLLIGNHYWKINNNNHLNSGFAYHYTTTGNSGLNSGIAKSPDPVHYRKLPSYYSTLHNASGDYVGNTPENQALAESNRNQFFENKQLDWDQLIYGNTVPQTDSEGKEYGRIAGESIVVLYEDRTHNRQLSANTQFTSRLSETISFSAAAALQLLSSENYQKLVDLLGGHSYTDSSPFLSGDQQQPNLDNPNRSLGIGDKFGYHYTTNSGALTLFSQFQFKYPNIDFYIGQQFLRSHYQREGHYRNGNYPFTSKGKSPKVIFDTFGFKGGITYKYSGKQFLQFHGTYYSKAPTLASVFPVIRHSNVIENLQNETVAAVDAGYQIQTRQWKLRLNGYFSRISNITALAFYFTEGISLLDNTKPTDAFVTELITGLAKKNLGVELGVEYALTQTLKLMATAAYGEYTYDSNPNIKISTETQPSFADFGAATLQHYKQPGMPQQAYSIGLEYRDPKFWWIGINTYHVSHHYIALTPLSRTKHFTSESTNAMDFDWPYARRILQQQRLDPVTLFNLIGGKSWKISALTIGCFAMVNNLFNTSYRNGGFEQPRNATYSQLTQDLTGPNRAFGPKYSYNNGRTFFLNLYINF, from the coding sequence ATGAAAAAAAAGATCTTCATCCTCCTATCGTTACTATTTGCTAATCAGGCTATAAGCCAACAAACGATTACCATCCACGGAAAAGTAATTGACAGCCAGTCCAAAGGCCCTTTAGCGCAGGTAATAATACAACTTCACAACACCAATACAATTACGTTTACCGATACCAAAGGTTACTTTTCCTTACAGGTTAATTATACTGAAAAACTTATGCTCCAATGCCGGAGTAATGGCTATAAGACCCAGTTGCTCCCATTGGAGCCTGAGGGATTACTCCAGCTTGACCTTGGGCTTATAATGTTAGAAGAAGATTTTGTTGCTGAGCAACAAAATAGCACTATTGGCCTTACGGAAAGTGATTTTGAAGGAGAACATAGTGCCTCCGAAACCACACCCGCATTACTCGGTGCATCAAAAGATGCCTTTACACAAGTTAGTTTTTTCACCACAGGCCAGGCTCGTTTTAAAATAAGGGGACTGGATTCCGAATACGGGACAGTGACACTCAATGGTATCACCATGAACAGCCTGAACGATGGCAGGCCACAATGGATCCCTTTGAGCGGTCTTAATGATGTAACCCGGGAGCAGGAATACGGTACCGGTTCTTCCCCCACTTCCTATACTTTTGGTGGGATTCAGGGGAGTCAGTTTATAAGCACCAGGGCATCGGCTTACCGTCCGGGATCCAAAATTTCATTTACAGCCAGTACTTCCCGTTACAATTGGCGGACAGCAGCAACCCATAGTTATGCTCCTGACAAAAGAGGTTGGTCATTTACCGTTTCCGCCACAAGGCAATGGGCCAATAGCGGCTACTTCGATGATACAGCCAACCGTGACAATGCTTTCTTTTCCAGCATCGAAAAAAAAATAAATACCCGTCACAGTTTTAATCTAACCACCGCTTATACACAATTATACCGGGAGAAAAATTCAATAAACACAGAAGAAGTCACCACACTTGCAGGTAGACAGTATAATTCGTATTGGGGCTATCAAAACGGAAGCAAAAGAAATTCAAGATATCGGACTAACCAATCGTTATTGCTTATTGGAAATCATTACTGGAAAATCAACAATAACAATCATCTGAATTCAGGCTTTGCGTATCACTATACTACTACTGGGAATAGCGGCCTGAATTCCGGGATTGCCAAAAGTCCCGATCCGGTACACTACCGGAAATTGCCCAGTTATTATTCAACGTTACATAACGCTTCCGGGGACTATGTAGGAAATACCCCCGAAAACCAGGCTTTAGCAGAAAGCAACCGCAATCAATTCTTCGAAAATAAACAATTGGATTGGGATCAGCTGATTTATGGCAACACCGTCCCGCAAACTGACAGTGAAGGAAAAGAATATGGAAGAATCGCTGGAGAAAGCATCGTAGTGCTCTATGAAGACCGCACTCATAACCGGCAACTGAGTGCCAATACCCAATTCACATCACGTTTATCCGAAACTATTTCTTTTAGTGCCGCAGCAGCCTTACAGCTTCTTTCTTCAGAAAATTATCAGAAACTCGTGGATCTTTTGGGCGGTCATTCCTATACCGATAGCAGTCCGTTTTTAAGCGGCGATCAACAACAACCCAATTTGGATAATCCGAACCGAAGTCTGGGCATCGGAGACAAATTTGGTTATCATTATACCACAAATTCCGGAGCCCTAACTTTATTTTCCCAATTTCAATTCAAGTACCCCAATATTGACTTTTATATCGGTCAGCAATTTCTACGGTCACACTACCAACGAGAAGGCCATTACCGCAATGGGAATTATCCCTTTACGTCAAAAGGTAAAAGCCCAAAAGTTATTTTTGATACTTTCGGTTTTAAGGGCGGTATCACCTACAAATACTCCGGAAAACAATTCCTTCAGTTTCATGGCACCTATTACAGCAAAGCACCCACACTTGCATCTGTATTTCCAGTCATACGGCACAGTAACGTTATAGAAAATTTGCAAAATGAAACTGTGGCTGCGGTTGATGCTGGCTACCAGATTCAGACCCGACAATGGAAATTACGCCTGAACGGCTATTTTTCACGCATCTCCAATATAACAGCTCTTGCCTTCTATTTTACCGAAGGAATTTCACTATTAGATAATACTAAACCAACTGATGCATTTGTTACGGAATTGATCACTGGCCTGGCGAAAAAAAATCTGGGTGTAGAACTGGGTGTAGAATACGCCCTAACCCAAACCCTGAAATTAATGGCTACCGCGGCTTATGGTGAATATACTTATGATAGCAATCCTAATATAAAAATCAGTACAGAAACACAACCTTCATTTGCCGATTTTGGTGCTGCTACATTACAGCATTACAAACAACCCGGAATGCCACAACAAGCTTATTCCATAGGTTTAGAATACCGGGATCCGAAATTTTGGTGGATTGGAATCAATACGTATCATGTATCCCATCATTATATTGCGCTCACACCTTTGTCGCGGACTAAACACTTTACTTCTGAAAGCACGAATGCAATGGACTTCGATTGGCCGTATGCCAGACGCATTTTACAGCAGCAGCGATTGGATCCCGTTACACTATTTAATCTTATTGGCGGTAAATCCTGGAAAATTTCGGCATTAACCATTGGGTGTTTTGCCATGGTCAATAACCTATTCAATACGAGTTATAGAAATGGTGGATTTGAACAACCCCGAAATGCAACCTATTCACAACTTACCCAAGACCTAACAGGCCCAAATCGTGCATTTGGCCCCAAATATTCGTACAACAACGGAAGAACCTTTTTTCTAAACCTTTATATAAATTTTTGA
- a CDS encoding DUF5689 domain-containing protein, which translates to MKKQYLKLICLGLFILLASNECTTDNEYSIPTLDCIEPNSVPTKTVRELWDLATAIPQLQTEDDIIEAYVVSSDKEGHFFKTLFLLSLDYEIGFCLLLDDISLFTEYRIGQKIYIHLKGLYIEKQHDLLKIASAVDGNSLPISTPQYKKHITKSCYSVIESTISTAMDLNTPDSTLIGKLVTLKKVQFIESVLGQTYYNPENTFGLDTRHPITDSLGNRIILKTSSFASYATTAVAFKSGSIRGILTRYNNEYQLTPRYASDLTLTEPRFTIAETPEAPVVPTDPDPETPEEPDSEGHYLFPYGNLENFNGFLTAIIGSSLPEFLQHSIGTGFQDSNCLHLTTNAQSATTTVFTAFPNINLPSTYSKIKFYLKGSAAKSFSINLYKTDGSYYKFNLRDITTNTTLTNENTNKYNGTIATSGQWVLITLDLQSLTDLNTTLLTNPLFSLKIGNNSNYDIYMDHFTIE; encoded by the coding sequence ATGAAAAAACAGTACCTAAAATTGATTTGCCTGGGACTATTCATTTTACTCGCCAGTAACGAGTGTACTACGGATAATGAATATTCAATTCCCACACTGGACTGCATTGAACCCAATAGTGTTCCTACCAAAACTGTCCGTGAGTTATGGGATTTGGCGACTGCTATTCCTCAGTTGCAAACCGAAGATGATATTATTGAAGCCTACGTAGTTTCAAGTGATAAAGAAGGGCATTTTTTCAAGACCCTTTTCCTGCTTTCCCTGGATTATGAAATTGGCTTTTGCCTCTTACTTGATGATATCAGCCTTTTTACAGAATACAGAATAGGACAAAAAATATACATCCATCTGAAAGGGCTTTATATCGAAAAGCAGCACGACCTTCTTAAAATCGCAAGTGCAGTTGATGGAAACAGCCTCCCTATTAGCACTCCACAATATAAAAAACACATTACCAAATCCTGCTACAGTGTCATTGAATCCACGATTAGCACTGCTATGGATCTCAATACACCGGACAGCACTTTGATTGGAAAATTAGTAACATTAAAAAAGGTGCAATTTATAGAAAGTGTATTAGGGCAAACTTATTATAATCCGGAGAATACTTTTGGCCTTGATACGCGGCACCCCATTACCGACAGCCTGGGCAACCGAATCATTTTAAAAACCAGTTCATTTGCTTCTTATGCCACCACAGCAGTAGCATTCAAAAGTGGCTCGATACGCGGCATACTCACCCGGTACAATAATGAATATCAACTCACTCCCCGCTATGCCTCTGATCTTACGCTTACGGAACCCCGTTTTACAATAGCTGAAACTCCGGAAGCACCTGTCGTTCCTACAGATCCTGATCCTGAAACACCTGAGGAACCCGATAGCGAAGGCCATTATCTTTTTCCATATGGCAATCTCGAGAATTTCAATGGTTTTTTAACTGCTATAATCGGCTCCTCTTTACCGGAATTTTTACAACATAGCATTGGAACAGGATTTCAGGATAGCAATTGCCTGCATCTCACTACCAATGCACAAAGCGCAACTACGACTGTATTTACCGCTTTCCCAAACATAAATCTTCCTTCCACTTATTCAAAAATAAAATTTTACCTCAAAGGAAGCGCTGCCAAAAGTTTCTCCATCAATCTTTATAAAACGGATGGAAGCTATTACAAATTCAACCTTCGTGACATCACCACTAATACAACCCTGACAAATGAAAACACTAACAAGTACAATGGGACAATTGCGACTTCGGGACAATGGGTGCTCATTACTTTAGACCTTCAGTCATTGACAGATCTAAACACGACACTACTTACTAATCCTCTATTTTCTTTAAAAATTGGGAACAATAGTAATTATGATATTTATATGGATCATTTCACTATAGAATGA
- a CDS encoding DUF2089 family protein: MIPKLPIHCPSCSESLCVSELSCMNCQTKVSGNYVLPVLLQLNPEEQQFILQFLLSSGSLKEMATKMGNSYPTVRNKLDDMIERITLLHTKDNPL; encoded by the coding sequence ATGATACCTAAATTGCCCATCCATTGTCCCAGTTGTTCCGAATCCTTATGTGTTTCCGAATTATCCTGCATGAATTGCCAGACTAAAGTATCAGGAAATTACGTCCTTCCGGTATTGCTACAACTCAATCCGGAGGAACAGCAGTTCATCCTGCAGTTTCTACTTTCGAGCGGTAGCCTCAAAGAAATGGCTACAAAAATGGGAAATAGCTATCCCACCGTTCGTAATAAACTGGATGATATGATCGAACGTATTACACTACTCCATACGAAAGACAACCCCTTATAA
- a CDS encoding DUF6141 family protein: protein MKETILFSETQRFRQWWIWILLLGIYSIFLYGLYVQLIIGQPYGDKPMTDIMLIISTILYTSFVVLFLFVRMDTQITQDSIQIRFFPFHRKPKRYSWDSISEYAIRKYNATQEYGGWGIKGYSNDRAYNISGNQGLQIQFRDGHKLLIGTKNSEGLQKALSKIKQPTPN from the coding sequence ATGAAGGAAACGATCCTCTTCTCCGAAACACAACGTTTCCGCCAATGGTGGATTTGGATACTATTGTTGGGGATTTACAGTATATTCCTTTACGGATTGTATGTTCAGCTCATTATAGGCCAGCCCTATGGTGACAAACCGATGACCGACATCATGCTTATCATCAGCACTATACTCTATACTTCGTTTGTTGTTTTATTTCTGTTCGTGCGGATGGATACCCAAATTACACAAGATAGCATTCAGATCCGTTTTTTCCCTTTCCATCGAAAACCGAAACGGTATAGCTGGGACAGCATTAGCGAATATGCGATACGAAAATACAATGCAACCCAGGAATATGGGGGCTGGGGCATCAAAGGTTATTCGAACGACAGGGCTTATAATATTTCCGGCAACCAAGGATTACAAATCCAATTTAGGGATGGCCATAAACTATTAATTGGCACCAAAAATTCCGAAGGACTTCAAAAAGCACTTTCAAAAATAAAACAACCAACTCCTAACTGA
- a CDS encoding alpha/beta hydrolase family protein, producing the protein MKKLWLFCLLIASLTQAQDKPVKTQEIAVNELLNGTLYLPTAGTPKSLVILIAGSGPTDRDGNQTGMDNNSLKFLAEQLAAKGIAVFSYDKRFFAMALKGPIDERKLSFDDFIHDAETVVTYFNNQKHYRNIIIAGHSEGSLVGMVAAAHRTTAGFISLAGAGRPIDAVLADQIAERAPMLLPETKSILAQLKKGETVANFSPALNSLFRLSVQPYMISWIKYDPQSEIKKLKIPVLLINGTKDIQVSVSEAELLHKAKPDSQLKIITNMNHIFKDIKGDSNENQSSYSNPDLPVMPELIEAITVFVSKI; encoded by the coding sequence ATGAAAAAACTATGGCTATTTTGCCTCCTTATCGCCTCATTAACACAAGCACAGGACAAGCCTGTAAAAACTCAGGAAATCGCAGTAAATGAGCTTCTCAACGGTACCTTATACCTTCCCACAGCCGGAACTCCAAAGAGCTTAGTTATCCTTATCGCCGGATCAGGCCCTACCGACAGAGATGGCAATCAGACCGGGATGGACAATAATTCCTTAAAATTCCTGGCAGAACAATTGGCTGCAAAAGGAATAGCTGTTTTCAGTTATGACAAACGTTTTTTTGCAATGGCACTAAAAGGCCCCATCGATGAGAGGAAACTGTCTTTTGATGATTTTATACACGATGCGGAAACTGTAGTTACTTATTTCAATAATCAGAAACACTATCGAAATATTATTATTGCAGGACATAGTGAAGGTTCCCTGGTAGGAATGGTAGCGGCAGCACACCGCACAACAGCGGGTTTTATTTCGCTCGCCGGCGCCGGCCGGCCTATTGACGCAGTCCTGGCAGACCAAATTGCGGAAAGAGCCCCCATGTTACTTCCGGAAACCAAGAGTATTTTAGCCCAACTCAAAAAAGGGGAAACAGTTGCCAACTTTAGCCCGGCATTGAATTCTCTTTTCCGACTAAGCGTACAGCCTTATATGATTTCGTGGATCAAATATGATCCCCAGTCTGAAATCAAAAAACTAAAAATTCCCGTATTATTGATTAATGGGACAAAAGACATACAAGTCAGCGTCTCCGAAGCAGAGTTGCTCCATAAAGCGAAACCCGACAGCCAGTTAAAAATCATTACCAATATGAATCATATTTTCAAAGACATAAAAGGGGATAGCAATGAAAACCAAAGCTCCTATAGCAATCCTGACCTTCCTGTGATGCCTGAACTTATAGAAGCAATTACAGTTTTCGTTAGTAAAATTTAA